From the genome of Argentina anserina chromosome 4, drPotAnse1.1, whole genome shotgun sequence, one region includes:
- the LOC126792930 gene encoding BTB/POZ and MATH domain-containing protein 1 yields the protein MGTIKVRSDKSKPSSPPPPLPTPTTCSTSCTETINGCHEFKISGYSLTKGMGIGKYVGSEHFNVGGYTWAIYFYPDGKSLEDNANYVSLFIALASEGTDVRALFELTLLDQSERQRHKVHSHFLRRLESGPYTLKYRGSMWGYKRFFRRSLLETSDHLKDDCLIIKCRVGVVRTNTEGPKTYAISVPPSNMGQHFGKLLESGKGTDVSFEVDQEVFSAHKVVLAARSPVFRAQLFGPLKDKNSCCIKVEDIEAPVFKVLLHFIYWDALPDMEEILGLSSNWASAQTTLMAQHLLAAADCYALERLKVLCEAKLCENVAINNVATTLALAEQHHCFQLKAVCLKFIAVPENLRAVIETDGYKYLTESCPSVITELLQYVARIGEHSFIAGGFGKGALLDGSDMNGRRVKPRLY from the exons ATGGGCACTATCAAGGTCCGCAGCGACAAATCAAAACCCTcgtcgccgccgccgccgcttcCGACGCCGACCACGTGCTCGACGTCGTGCACGGAGACCATCAACGGCTGCCACGAGTTCAAGATCAGCGGGTACTCGCTGACCAAGGGAATGGGGATCGGGAAGTACGTTGGGTCGGAGCACTTCAACGTCGGCGGGTACACGTGGGCCATATACTTCTATCCCGACGGGAAAAGCCTCGAGGATAACGCCAATTACGTGTCGCTGTTCATCGCTTTGGCCAGCGAAGGCACCGACGTGAGGGCTTTGTTTGAGCTGACGCTTTTGGATCAGAGCGAGAGGCAGCGCCACAAGGTCCATAGCCATTTTCTCAGGAGGCTCGAGAGTGGTCCCTACACGCTTAAATACCGGGGGAGCATGTG GGGTTATAAACGGTTCTTCAGGAGAAGCCTTTTAGAGACATCAGATCATCTTAAAGATGATTGCCTGATTATTAAGTGTCGCGTTGGTGTTGTTAGGACGAATACAGAGGGACCCAAGACATACGCTATATCAGTACCACCTTCCAATATGGGTCAGCATTTTGGTAAGCTTTTAGAAAGTGGTAAGGGGACGGATGTGAGTTTTGAAGTTGATCAGGAAGTATTTTCTGCCCACAAAGTGGTGCTTGCTGCACGCTCACCTGTGTTCAGGGCACAACTGTTTGGTCCATTGAAAGATAAGAACTCTTGTTGCATAAAGGTTGAAGACATAGAGGCTCCTGTTTTTaag GTTCTACTTCACTTCATCTACTGGGATGCTTTACCAGACATGGAAGAGATTCTGGGGTTAAGTTCAAATTGGGCTTCTGCTCAGACGACACTTATGGCCCAACATCTTCTGGCCGCAGCAGATTGTTATGCCCTCGAGAGGCTTAAAGTGCTGTGTGAGGCTAAACTTTGTGAAAATGTAGCCATAAACAATGTTGCAACAACATTGGCCTTGGCAGAGCAGCATCACTGTTTCCAACTGAAAGCCGTATGTCTCAAGTTCATTGCGGTGCCTGAAAACTTAAGAG CTGTGATCGAGACCGATGGTTACAAGTACTTGACGGAAAGCTGTCCTTCGGTCATCACCGAATTACTGCAGTATGTTGCAAGAATTGGTGAGCATTCGTTTATTGCTGGTGGATTCGGGAAAGGGGCCTTATTAGATGGCAGTGACATGAATGGAAGGCGGGTTAAGCCAAGGTTGTATTGA